The following proteins come from a genomic window of Halomarina ordinaria:
- a CDS encoding CBS domain-containing protein, producing MDDIFVAQLMSSPPYTVSADTLVADAASVMLDNGIGSVVVTDEAGHLVGILTSTDFVHIVAESRPKARTTVSRYMSTDVTTLTAQVPIREAADAMIERGVHHMPVVDDEDVVIGMLSTTDLTAYLSYVRTPSPA from the coding sequence ATGGACGACATCTTCGTTGCCCAGCTCATGTCCTCGCCGCCGTACACCGTCTCCGCCGACACGCTCGTCGCGGACGCGGCCAGCGTCATGCTCGACAACGGCATCGGTTCGGTCGTCGTCACCGACGAGGCGGGCCACCTCGTGGGCATCCTCACCTCCACCGACTTCGTGCACATCGTCGCCGAGAGCCGCCCGAAGGCACGGACGACCGTCTCGCGCTACATGTCGACGGACGTCACCACCCTGACGGCGCAGGTGCCCATCCGCGAGGCGGCCGACGCCATGATCGAACGTGGCGTCCACCACATGCCAGTCGTCGACGACGAGGACGTCGTCATCGGGATGCTGTCGACCACCGACCTCACGGCGTACCTGTCGTACGTCCGGACGCCGAGTCCGGCGTAG
- a CDS encoding ferredoxin--NADP reductase, whose translation MTHTATVEAIHDLTPRVKQFRLRVEGHEFDHEPGQHTTVQFDHEGEEVVRPYTPTSLPGTDAITLAIKVYDDGTASAYMHQRRVGDEVTIGSLEGNLTLRDPDADVAFVATGTGITPTFALLKQYLREGTGDVHFFFGEKDQESVIYRETLEQLEAEHENLTVVYSLSDSGYEWDGPTGHVQEHVEEYVDVEERDFYVCGVPQMVVDTRERLADLGAPDERVYTEGWEEGAVSDDEE comes from the coding sequence ATGACACATACGGCGACCGTCGAGGCGATTCACGACCTGACGCCCCGCGTCAAACAGTTCCGCCTGCGCGTCGAGGGCCACGAGTTCGACCACGAACCGGGCCAGCACACGACCGTCCAGTTCGACCACGAGGGCGAGGAGGTGGTCAGGCCGTACACGCCCACGAGCCTCCCCGGTACCGACGCCATCACGCTCGCCATCAAGGTGTACGACGACGGCACCGCCTCGGCGTACATGCACCAGCGTCGGGTCGGCGACGAGGTGACCATCGGGTCGCTGGAGGGGAACCTCACGCTGCGCGACCCGGACGCCGACGTCGCCTTCGTCGCCACCGGCACGGGCATCACGCCGACGTTCGCGTTGCTCAAGCAGTACCTCCGGGAGGGGACGGGCGACGTCCACTTCTTCTTCGGGGAGAAGGACCAGGAGTCGGTCATCTACCGCGAGACGCTCGAACAGCTCGAAGCGGAGCACGAGAACCTCACGGTGGTCTACTCGCTGTCGGACAGCGGCTACGAGTGGGACGGCCCGACCGGCCACGTCCAGGAGCACGTCGAGGAGTACGTCGACGTCGAGGAACGGGACTTCTACGTCTGTGGCGTCCCCCAGATGGTCGTCGACACGAGAGAGCGGCTGGCGGACCTCGGCGCGCCCGACGAGCGGGTGTACACCGAGGGGTGGGAGGAGGGCGCCGTCTCGGACGACGAGGAGTGA
- a CDS encoding deoxyuridine 5'-triphosphate nucleotidohydrolase: MYRSGAFVAEHCSPVSSDQVQPNGLDLTLGTVLEQVSRGRIAREGKTVGDREECDPREGPDTDVFRLEPGGYVLRYAETVGIPEDHVGFIYPRSSLMRNSCMLNTAVWDAGYEGKGEGLLQVHHPVDLERGARVAQLVLARADHEGTYEGSYQGENL, from the coding sequence ATGTACCGAAGCGGCGCGTTCGTCGCGGAGCACTGCTCGCCGGTTTCGTCCGACCAAGTCCAGCCGAACGGTCTCGACCTCACGCTGGGGACCGTCCTCGAACAGGTCTCGCGCGGGCGCATCGCGCGCGAGGGAAAGACCGTCGGCGACCGCGAGGAGTGTGACCCCCGGGAGGGACCGGACACGGACGTGTTCCGCCTCGAACCTGGGGGATACGTGCTTCGCTACGCGGAGACGGTCGGCATCCCCGAGGACCACGTCGGGTTCATCTACCCCCGCTCGTCGCTCATGCGTAACTCCTGTATGCTCAACACGGCGGTCTGGGACGCGGGGTACGAGGGGAAGGGAGAGGGGTTGTTGCAGGTCCATCACCCCGTCGACCTCGAACGGGGCGCGCGCGTCGCGCAACTCGTCCTCGCGCGCGCGGACCACGAGGGGACGTACGAGGGGAGCTACCAGGGGGAGAACCTGTGA
- a CDS encoding aconitate hydratase, whose amino-acid sequence MGQTLAEKILADHLVEGELETGEEIGIEIDQVLTQDTTGTLVWLQFEALGLDEVQTELAAQYCDHQTYQFDFKNTDDHRFLRSAAGTFGAHFSRPGNGICHNVHKENFAAPGKTLLGSDSHTPTPGGLGQLAIGSGGLDVAVAMGGGAYYIEMPEVVNVRLEGELPEWATAKDVILEMLRRLSVKGGVGKIFEYTGPGVETLSVPERTTITNMGTELGATSSLFPTDEKTKDYLERQGRGDQYVELQPDDDAEYADEIVVDLSDLEPLIATPSMPDNVVPVREVAGQSVDQVMIGSCTNGGYEDILPGAKMLEGREVDKKTDMIVAPGSKQASELLAREGWVAELMAAGVNFSEATCGACIGIGHVPASDSVSLRTFNRNFEGRSGIEDDNVYLCSPEVATAAAIKGEIIDPRDLAEELGDLEAPGTELPDAYSGSKVDLIAPDEAVDDGLVKGPNIGDVPLKDPLEATLAGPALLKMEDNITTDHIIPATQDILMYRSNIPKLSEFTLSRVDENFAQRALDADGGFLVAGENYGQGSSREHAALCPMYLGVQGVLAQSFARIHKANLFNFGLLPLVIDEETYERIEEGDDIEVVDDVSEAVTSGQEEFTVRVNDDWEFTAELDASARERDILAAGGKLSLTKQQYEDSSGGAAPADD is encoded by the coding sequence ATGGGACAGACGCTCGCTGAGAAGATTCTGGCCGACCACCTCGTCGAGGGAGAACTCGAGACCGGCGAGGAGATCGGGATAGAGATAGACCAGGTGCTCACGCAGGACACGACGGGGACGCTCGTCTGGCTGCAGTTCGAGGCCCTCGGCCTCGACGAGGTCCAGACGGAACTCGCCGCCCAGTACTGTGACCACCAGACCTACCAGTTCGACTTCAAGAACACGGACGACCACCGCTTCCTCCGCTCTGCGGCCGGGACCTTCGGCGCTCACTTCTCCCGCCCGGGCAACGGTATCTGCCACAACGTCCACAAGGAGAACTTCGCCGCGCCCGGCAAGACGCTCCTCGGGTCGGACTCCCACACGCCGACGCCGGGCGGCCTCGGCCAGCTCGCCATCGGTTCGGGGGGACTGGACGTCGCCGTCGCGATGGGCGGCGGCGCCTACTACATCGAGATGCCGGAGGTCGTCAACGTCCGTCTGGAGGGTGAGCTCCCCGAGTGGGCCACCGCGAAGGACGTCATCCTCGAGATGCTGCGTCGCCTCTCCGTGAAGGGCGGCGTCGGCAAGATATTCGAGTACACCGGGCCGGGCGTCGAGACGCTCTCGGTCCCCGAGCGCACCACCATCACGAACATGGGGACGGAACTCGGTGCGACCTCCTCGCTCTTCCCGACCGACGAGAAGACGAAGGACTACCTCGAGCGCCAGGGCCGCGGCGACCAGTACGTCGAGCTCCAGCCCGACGACGACGCCGAGTACGCCGACGAGATCGTCGTCGACCTCTCGGACCTCGAACCGCTCATCGCGACGCCGTCGATGCCCGACAACGTCGTGCCCGTCCGCGAGGTCGCCGGCCAGTCCGTCGACCAGGTCATGATCGGCTCCTGTACGAACGGCGGCTACGAGGACATCCTCCCCGGCGCGAAGATGCTCGAGGGCCGCGAGGTCGACAAGAAGACCGACATGATCGTCGCCCCCGGCTCCAAGCAGGCCTCGGAACTGCTCGCCCGCGAGGGCTGGGTCGCGGAACTGATGGCCGCCGGCGTCAACTTCTCGGAGGCAACCTGCGGGGCCTGCATCGGCATCGGCCACGTCCCCGCCTCCGACTCCGTCAGCCTGCGCACCTTCAACCGTAACTTCGAGGGCCGCTCCGGCATCGAGGACGACAACGTCTACCTCTGCTCGCCGGAGGTGGCCACCGCGGCCGCCATCAAGGGCGAGATCATCGACCCGCGCGACCTCGCCGAGGAACTCGGCGACCTGGAGGCGCCCGGCACGGAACTGCCCGACGCCTACAGCGGCTCGAAGGTCGACCTCATCGCGCCCGACGAGGCCGTCGACGACGGCCTCGTGAAGGGGCCGAACATCGGCGACGTTCCCCTCAAGGACCCCCTCGAGGCGACCCTCGCCGGCCCCGCCCTCCTGAAGATGGAGGACAACATCACGACCGACCACATCATCCCGGCGACGCAGGACATCCTGATGTACCGGTCGAACATCCCGAAGCTGAGCGAGTTCACCCTCTCGCGCGTCGACGAGAACTTCGCCCAGCGCGCGCTCGACGCCGACGGCGGCTTCCTCGTCGCCGGCGAGAACTACGGGCAGGGGTCCTCGCGTGAGCACGCGGCGCTGTGCCCGATGTACCTCGGCGTGCAGGGCGTCCTCGCCCAGAGCTTCGCCCGCATCCACAAGGCGAACCTGTTCAACTTCGGCCTCCTCCCGCTGGTCATCGACGAGGAGACGTACGAGCGAATCGAGGAGGGCGACGACATCGAGGTCGTCGACGACGTCAGCGAGGCCGTCACCTCCGGCCAGGAGGAGTTCACGGTCCGCGTGAACGACGACTGGGAGTTCACGGCCGAACTCGACGCCTCCGCGCGCGAGCGCGACATCCTCGCCGCCGGCGGGAAGCTCTCGCTCACGAAGCAGCAGTACGAGGACTCCTCGGGCGGCGCGGCCCCCGCGGACGACTGA
- the rimI gene encoding ribosomal protein S18-alanine N-acetyltransferase produces the protein MTTTSPGDATTPTVRPVVEADLLDVSRIERAVFPQPWPYEAFRRFLDEPGFLVAEVGGRVAGYVVADVTPNFGHDVGHVKDIAVHPEFQGRGIGTTLLERALATLAAVGAGSVKLEVRASNEEAIRLYRRHGFEYRRTIPRYYGDGENALVLVRPTD, from the coding sequence GTGACGACGACGAGTCCGGGGGACGCGACGACGCCGACCGTCCGGCCGGTCGTCGAGGCCGACCTGCTCGACGTCTCCCGCATCGAGCGCGCGGTGTTCCCCCAGCCGTGGCCCTACGAGGCGTTCCGGCGCTTCCTCGACGAACCGGGGTTCCTCGTCGCCGAGGTCGGCGGGCGGGTGGCGGGCTACGTCGTGGCGGACGTGACGCCGAACTTCGGGCACGACGTCGGCCACGTCAAGGACATCGCGGTCCACCCCGAGTTCCAGGGTCGCGGTATCGGGACGACGCTCCTCGAACGGGCGCTGGCCACGCTCGCGGCGGTCGGCGCGGGGTCGGTGAAACTGGAGGTGCGCGCGAGCAACGAGGAGGCCATCCGCCTCTACCGCCGCCACGGTTTCGAGTACCGCCGGACGATACCGCGCTACTACGGCGACGGCGAGAACGCGCTGGTGCTCGTCCGGCCGACCGACTGA
- a CDS encoding class I SAM-dependent methyltransferase, whose product MESEEDALGTAMLDVYRDDLRGEAIHRDGAEVWDASIEANYFGPTDAWHSDAALYDSLAGPVLDVGCGAGQHALTFQHHGVDVTAFDVSPNAVRAARERGVEDARVFDMFDLPGPFTDAYRAVLLNGTQLGLAGSLPGVAALLADLAPVTDGSGVAVVDSYDPGRIAPEGFGGHRPDPREGVCRRTFHVEYDRAGERLVGPSLSFVLFSPARLRDACVGTPWSVREVLRRDGTPYYRCVLET is encoded by the coding sequence ATGGAGTCGGAGGAGGACGCACTCGGCACGGCGATGCTCGACGTTTACCGGGATGACCTGCGCGGCGAGGCGATTCACCGCGACGGGGCCGAGGTGTGGGACGCCAGTATCGAAGCGAACTACTTCGGGCCGACGGACGCGTGGCACTCGGACGCCGCGCTCTACGACTCGCTCGCCGGACCGGTCCTCGACGTGGGCTGTGGCGCGGGCCAGCACGCGTTGACCTTCCAGCACCACGGCGTCGACGTGACCGCGTTCGACGTGTCGCCCAACGCCGTCAGGGCGGCCCGCGAGCGCGGCGTCGAGGACGCCCGCGTGTTCGACATGTTCGACCTCCCGGGGCCGTTCACCGACGCGTACCGGGCCGTACTGCTCAACGGGACGCAACTCGGCCTCGCCGGGTCGCTCCCCGGCGTCGCCGCGCTCCTCGCCGACCTCGCTCCGGTCACCGACGGGTCGGGCGTCGCCGTCGTCGACAGCTACGACCCCGGGCGCATCGCCCCCGAAGGGTTCGGGGGGCACCGACCGGACCCGCGCGAGGGGGTCTGTCGGCGGACGTTCCACGTCGAGTACGACCGCGCCGGCGAGCGACTGGTCGGGCCGTCGCTCTCGTTCGTCCTGTTCTCGCCGGCACGCCTCCGAGACGCCTGCGTCGGTACGCCGTGGTCGGTGCGGGAGGTCCTGCGGCGCGACGGGACGCCCTACTACCGGTGCGTCCTGGAGACGTGA
- the gdhB gene encoding glutamate dehydrogenase GdhB, producing MATSDPDTVPSAAESRAEPESALATARRQLERAAATLDIDPNVVERLKHPQRVQRVSLPLERDDGRVEVYTGYRAQHDSVRGPFKGGLRYHPDVSEEECIGLAMWMTWKCAVMDLPFGGAKGGIVVDPKDLSTEEKERLTRRFAQELRDVIGPMRDIPAPDMGTDAETMGWFMDAYSMQEGETIAGVVTGKPPVIGGSLGREEAPGRSVAIVAREAVDFYGMDLADTTVAVQGFGSVGANAARALDEWGATVVALSDVNGAIYDPDGLDTNDVMGHEERPGMVSGYDAPETLSNEDLVELDVDVLIPAAVGNVITEANASEIRANMVVEGANGPTTFAADDVLNRRGIPVIPDILANAGGVTVSYFEWLQDVNHRAWSLERVNEELETAMLDAWNDVRTAYEADEDLSWRDATYVVGLQRIVDAHTARGLWP from the coding sequence GTGGCGACGAGCGACCCCGACACCGTCCCGTCGGCGGCCGAATCGAGGGCCGAACCCGAGTCGGCGCTCGCGACCGCCCGCCGACAGCTCGAACGCGCCGCGGCGACCCTCGACATCGACCCGAACGTCGTCGAGCGCCTCAAGCACCCCCAGCGCGTCCAGCGCGTCTCGCTCCCGCTGGAGCGCGACGACGGGCGCGTCGAGGTGTACACGGGCTACCGCGCCCAGCACGACAGCGTCCGCGGACCGTTCAAGGGCGGCCTGCGCTACCACCCGGACGTCAGCGAGGAGGAGTGCATCGGCCTCGCGATGTGGATGACGTGGAAGTGCGCCGTCATGGACCTCCCCTTCGGCGGCGCGAAGGGCGGCATCGTCGTCGACCCGAAGGACCTCTCGACCGAGGAGAAAGAGCGCCTCACCCGACGGTTCGCCCAGGAACTGCGGGACGTCATCGGCCCCATGCGGGACATCCCCGCCCCCGACATGGGGACGGACGCGGAGACGATGGGCTGGTTCATGGACGCCTACTCGATGCAGGAGGGCGAGACCATCGCCGGCGTCGTCACCGGCAAGCCGCCGGTCATCGGCGGGAGCCTCGGGCGCGAGGAAGCTCCGGGGCGCAGCGTCGCCATCGTCGCCCGCGAGGCCGTCGACTTCTACGGGATGGACCTCGCCGACACCACCGTCGCCGTCCAGGGGTTCGGGAGCGTCGGCGCGAACGCCGCCCGCGCGCTCGACGAGTGGGGGGCGACCGTCGTCGCGCTCAGCGACGTCAACGGCGCCATCTACGACCCCGACGGACTGGACACGAACGACGTGATGGGGCACGAGGAGCGCCCCGGCATGGTCTCGGGTTACGACGCCCCGGAGACGCTCTCGAACGAGGACCTCGTCGAACTCGACGTGGACGTGCTCATCCCCGCCGCCGTCGGGAACGTCATCACCGAGGCGAACGCGAGCGAGATTCGTGCGAACATGGTCGTCGAGGGGGCCAACGGCCCGACGACGTTCGCGGCCGACGACGTGCTCAACCGCCGCGGTATCCCGGTCATCCCCGACATCCTCGCCAACGCCGGCGGCGTCACCGTCAGCTACTTCGAGTGGCTCCAGGACGTCAACCACCGCGCGTGGTCGCTGGAGCGCGTCAACGAGGAACTGGAGACCGCCATGCTCGACGCCTGGAACGACGTGCGAACCGCCTACGAGGCCGACGAGGACCTCTCGTGGCGCGACGCCACCTACGTCGTCGGCCTCCAGCGCATCGTCGACGCCCACACCGCACGCGGCCTCTGGCCGTAG
- a CDS encoding DUF5810 domain-containing protein, producing the protein MGYACPVCETPQSDARHLANHLAFTALIRGADHEAWLDDHVPGWDEEGEAELAARVETLAEETDFPQVFEDTVGTAGEHQHDGERSGRLFEDDGPGVDGHGHGHGHGHDHDHDHGTPARNAPPAPRDEETRAVLEEARDLTERMLAEDDSESETADDAGTEPDDNA; encoded by the coding sequence ATGGGATACGCCTGTCCGGTCTGTGAGACGCCGCAGTCGGACGCACGACACCTCGCCAACCACCTCGCGTTCACGGCGCTCATCCGGGGGGCAGACCACGAGGCGTGGCTCGACGACCACGTCCCCGGGTGGGACGAGGAGGGGGAGGCGGAACTCGCGGCGCGCGTCGAGACGCTCGCCGAGGAGACCGACTTCCCGCAGGTGTTCGAGGACACGGTCGGGACGGCGGGCGAACACCAGCACGACGGCGAGCGCTCGGGGCGACTGTTCGAGGACGACGGGCCGGGCGTCGATGGGCACGGGCACGGCCACGGCCACGGGCACGACCACGACCACGACCACGGGACGCCCGCGCGGAACGCCCCGCCGGCCCCGCGGGACGAGGAGACGCGCGCCGTCCTCGAGGAGGCGCGGGACCTGACCGAGCGGATGCTCGCGGAGGACGACTCGGAGAGCGAGACGGCCGACGACGCGGGGACGGAACCCGACGACAACGCGTAA
- a CDS encoding DUF5809 family protein translates to MHTEGTLAPDSPEAARDAYDAYGPAARTVVREVTRRMDFDREEYEERVTGDVVATARDALFASLLSVTVGTREEFEAWYAEHDDLDLDRHGSETVDHVAWHVVPFAERVVATTFQNEEAAAVATLRRICFGSQYREVVE, encoded by the coding sequence ATGCACACCGAGGGGACGCTCGCCCCCGACTCGCCCGAGGCCGCGCGCGACGCCTACGACGCCTACGGACCGGCCGCACGGACCGTCGTCCGCGAGGTGACCCGCCGGATGGACTTCGACCGCGAGGAGTACGAGGAACGGGTCACCGGCGACGTGGTCGCCACCGCCCGCGACGCGCTGTTCGCCTCCCTGCTCTCGGTCACCGTCGGCACCCGCGAGGAGTTCGAGGCGTGGTACGCGGAGCACGACGACCTGGACCTCGACCGCCACGGCAGCGAGACCGTCGACCACGTCGCGTGGCACGTCGTGCCCTTCGCCGAACGCGTCGTCGCGACGACGTTCCAGAACGAGGAGGCGGCGGCCGTCGCAACCCTGCGGCGCATCTGTTTCGGGAGCCAGTACCGCGAGGTCGTCGAATGA